Proteins co-encoded in one Bacillus paramycoides genomic window:
- a CDS encoding ABC transporter permease: MFNLVYNELYKIFKRKRTIIPFAVIAVLIIGLGWVTVKYLEPETKGWKADYTERTVEIEKKLGMKKEAILAERSGDELVKEYQLKMKHLDTGTAPASSSPLSFMRDTGFIVFPILLPFILVYASTIFANEYSWGTYKFLTIRPASRFKILTAKFLAIVIFAALLFIFNMIFSILCGLVIYKFQQPAWSEFIFQGGNIIKQNIFVEASKYYILSWLPTIVYAAFAFMISVLTRSSGGAIGISLFLALSGNIALLAATRYDWAKYLLPANTDLYSIAKNGSFIDGVTFPFASCMLLLYLFVFLSISYTVFLKRDLT, from the coding sequence TTGTTTAATTTAGTGTATAACGAACTGTATAAAATATTTAAGCGGAAGCGAACGATTATTCCATTTGCGGTTATTGCAGTATTAATAATCGGATTAGGATGGGTTACGGTAAAGTATTTGGAACCGGAAACAAAAGGATGGAAAGCGGATTATACAGAACGAACTGTAGAAATTGAGAAAAAGCTAGGCATGAAAAAAGAAGCTATTTTAGCAGAACGATCTGGGGATGAGCTTGTAAAGGAATATCAGCTCAAGATGAAGCATTTAGATACAGGTACAGCACCGGCAAGTAGTTCTCCACTTTCTTTCATGAGAGATACAGGTTTTATCGTATTTCCAATATTACTCCCGTTTATCCTCGTGTATGCAAGTACAATTTTTGCGAATGAATATAGCTGGGGAACATATAAATTTTTAACGATACGACCAGCGAGTCGCTTTAAAATTTTGACAGCTAAATTTTTAGCAATTGTGATATTTGCAGCGTTATTGTTTATATTTAATATGATTTTTTCCATTTTATGTGGGCTTGTTATTTATAAATTCCAGCAGCCTGCATGGAGCGAGTTTATATTCCAAGGTGGAAATATTATAAAACAAAATATTTTTGTAGAAGCTAGTAAGTATTATATTTTATCGTGGTTGCCGACGATTGTGTACGCAGCATTTGCATTTATGATTTCTGTGCTAACAAGATCTAGCGGAGGTGCGATTGGTATTTCACTATTTCTCGCTTTATCAGGAAACATCGCATTACTAGCAGCAACTAGATATGATTGGGCGAAATATTTATTGCCAGCAAACACAGATTTATACAGTATTGCAAAGAATGGCAGTTTTATTGATGGAGTAACGTTCCCATTTGCTTCATGTATGTTATTACTATATTTATTTGTATTTTTAAGTATCTCCTATACCGTATTTTTAAAACGCGATTTAACTTAA
- a CDS encoding ABC transporter ATP-binding protein has product MTNEQSIVKVERLTKRIGSKTLVENISFEVKKGEVVGLLGPNGAGKTTLMRMMVGMIRMTEGEVWIDGQSVKQQFESTASKIGAVIETPEFYPFLSGYENLKYFGRMNGNVTEERIDEVVKLLGMGQVIDRKVKAYSLGMRQRLGIAQALIHDPDVLILDEPTNGLDPSGIHEMRMYIKKIAHEQGKAVLVSSHLLSEVELMCDRVIIIQHGEYVATQNIQHNQSEEMETIRIRVDDANKAAEMLEQDVLIKGNDLLIHVKDEEIPNVIRTLLEKNIQVYRVYEERKTLEEQFLELTGGKDIV; this is encoded by the coding sequence ATGACAAACGAACAATCAATTGTAAAGGTCGAGCGGTTAACGAAGCGAATCGGTTCAAAGACACTTGTAGAAAATATTAGTTTTGAAGTTAAAAAGGGTGAAGTAGTTGGTTTGCTCGGACCAAATGGCGCTGGAAAAACGACTTTAATGAGAATGATGGTCGGCATGATTCGTATGACAGAGGGCGAAGTTTGGATTGATGGTCAATCTGTAAAACAGCAATTTGAAAGTACTGCTTCGAAAATTGGAGCAGTAATTGAGACACCGGAATTTTATCCTTTCTTAAGTGGCTATGAAAATTTAAAATATTTCGGACGAATGAATGGGAACGTGACAGAAGAACGTATCGATGAAGTAGTGAAATTGTTAGGAATGGGACAAGTAATTGACCGCAAAGTAAAAGCATATTCACTCGGTATGAGACAACGTTTAGGAATTGCTCAAGCGCTTATTCACGATCCAGATGTATTAATATTAGATGAACCAACGAATGGATTAGACCCTAGTGGAATACATGAGATGAGAATGTACATAAAAAAAATTGCGCATGAACAAGGAAAAGCGGTACTTGTATCTAGTCACTTGCTTTCAGAAGTTGAATTAATGTGTGATAGAGTTATCATTATTCAGCACGGAGAATATGTCGCGACGCAAAATATTCAGCATAATCAAAGTGAAGAGATGGAGACAATCCGTATACGTGTAGATGATGCGAATAAAGCAGCAGAAATGTTAGAACAAGATGTTTTAATAAAAGGTAATGATCTACTTATTCATGTAAAAGATGAAGAAATCCCAAATGTTATTCGTACATTGCTTGAGAAAAACATTCAAGTGTATCGTGTATATGAAGAAAGAAAAACGTTAGAAGAGCAATTTTTAGAATTAACAGGGGGAAAAGATATTGTTTAA
- a CDS encoding ABC transporter permease: MSLCQLVRKNIRTFAAKRMKQFMWIAISTMILFFMISLQFNKGAIGELRTTLLFQMCFYTLFIVFIFICIFTTYKITLSLLHVRKEEIISYVAENRKRNDVLCVLCQEQLFIYGGAFVFGLVNGMLFLKLFTIIFMKITGIQGINSAPITIYAIVVVSIIMIVILLLSMVQCFRFVQSLQDKNSLHFKEKA, translated from the coding sequence ATGTCTTTATGTCAGTTAGTGAGGAAAAATATAAGAACATTTGCTGCCAAGAGGATGAAGCAATTTATGTGGATTGCTATAAGTACTATGATTTTGTTTTTTATGATATCGCTCCAGTTTAATAAAGGAGCGATTGGGGAATTACGGACTACACTTTTATTTCAAATGTGCTTTTACACGCTGTTTATTGTATTTATTTTTATATGTATTTTTACTACATATAAAATAACGCTTTCTCTTCTGCACGTGAGGAAAGAGGAAATTATATCTTATGTAGCAGAGAATAGGAAGAGAAATGACGTACTATGTGTATTATGTCAGGAGCAATTATTTATTTATGGAGGAGCGTTTGTTTTTGGGTTAGTTAATGGGATGTTATTTTTGAAATTATTTACGATTATCTTTATGAAAATAACAGGAATACAAGGGATAAATAGTGCACCGATTACAATATATGCAATAGTAGTTGTTAGTATCATTATGATCGTTATTCTCTTATTATCGATGGTGCAATGTTTTCGATTTGTTCAAAGTTTACAAGATAAAAATTCATTGCATTTCAAGGAAAAGGCATGA
- a CDS encoding histidine kinase: MRMKLLLTLSLLFLTNCNPLKNNEVAIVEPYKLTEEQSSILQMTPFQEGGSMFYNVTLKNKQDEIHATIDYYQNGKKTNEIANITTSRFPKKKVKLSFLPPQSQLDKDVQAQKHWYVNIESSSMLVPEETPPNINSSTSTTIQSAINLTYNQKTTLAAIIKTNNETVRVLMLEEKNSIDQLLQENEHVYLFSIELKKNTKAEMQ, from the coding sequence ATGCGTATGAAATTACTATTAACCTTGTCTTTATTATTTCTCACTAATTGTAACCCACTTAAAAATAATGAAGTTGCCATTGTTGAGCCATATAAATTAACAGAAGAGCAATCTTCTATTTTACAAATGACTCCTTTTCAAGAAGGAGGCAGCATGTTTTATAACGTTACACTAAAAAATAAACAAGATGAAATACATGCTACGATTGATTATTATCAAAATGGTAAAAAAACAAACGAAATTGCGAACATAACTACCTCACGTTTTCCAAAAAAGAAAGTAAAGCTTTCTTTTTTGCCACCTCAATCCCAACTCGATAAAGATGTACAAGCGCAAAAACATTGGTATGTTAATATTGAAAGTAGTTCCATGCTCGTTCCTGAAGAAACACCACCAAACATAAATAGCTCTACATCTACTACTATTCAATCTGCTATTAACTTAACATACAATCAAAAAACGACATTAGCGGCTATTATAAAAACGAATAATGAAACCGTAAGAGTGCTAATGCTTGAGGAAAAAAACTCTATTGACCAACTATTACAAGAAAACGAACATGTTTATCTCTTTAGCATAGAACTAAAAAAGAACACTAAAGCGGAAATGCAATAG